In Pleurocapsa sp. PCC 7319, the following are encoded in one genomic region:
- a CDS encoding SGNH/GDSL hydrolase family protein, with product MSNNYQTSLDLKPVPFSNLVVFGDSLSDTGNLFNVSEGLFPPSPPYFEGRFSNGNLVVDAIADSLELGENQSFLEGGSNYAFGGAQTGEGTSNFDLFGTVEEGIDIPNLGQQVDLYLSNQTPTETDLFYVYGGANDFLDALGRGQEVPSPEDVVDNITDHISELAEAGAKTFVVPNLPNLGDIPLLSGQPEGVAILNDVTDGFNQLLDIELDVIATELEVTIIEPDFNTITQEIIANPDEFGLTNTTDAVLDLNSGTLVGDPNEFLFWDPLHPTTTAVNIIAQEAIDILPDGITELTDDDYGNDLFFLGTDDYVLSGESADPVL from the coding sequence ATGTCAAATAACTATCAAACTAGTCTAGATTTAAAACCAGTACCGTTTAGTAACCTGGTAGTATTCGGGGATAGTTTATCCGATACGGGCAACTTATTTAATGTTAGCGAAGGCTTATTTCCTCCTTCTCCTCCCTATTTTGAAGGGCGTTTTTCTAATGGTAATTTAGTAGTAGATGCGATCGCTGATTCTTTAGAACTGGGAGAGAATCAATCTTTCCTAGAAGGTGGTAGTAACTACGCTTTTGGCGGAGCACAAACAGGAGAAGGTACTTCTAATTTTGATTTATTTGGCACTGTAGAAGAAGGTATCGATATTCCTAACCTAGGACAACAAGTCGATCTTTATTTATCCAATCAAACACCTACAGAAACGGACTTATTTTATGTTTATGGTGGTGCCAATGATTTTCTCGATGCTCTAGGTCGAGGTCAAGAAGTACCCAGCCCAGAAGACGTTGTCGATAATATTACCGATCACATTAGCGAACTAGCAGAGGCAGGAGCGAAAACTTTTGTCGTACCTAATTTACCCAATTTAGGAGATATTCCTCTATTATCAGGACAACCAGAAGGCGTAGCTATTCTTAACGATGTTACTGATGGTTTTAATCAATTACTCGACATTGAACTCGATGTGATCGCCACAGAGTTGGAAGTTACGATTATTGAACCTGACTTTAATACTATCACCCAGGAAATTATTGCTAATCCTGATGAATTCGGTTTGACGAATACTACTGATGCAGTTCTCGATCTTAATAGCGGTACTTTAGTTGGCGATCCCAATGAATTCTTGTTCTGGGATCCCCTGCACCCCACAACTACCGCTGTGAATATTATTGCCCAAGAAGCTATAGACATCTTACCTGATGGTATTACTGAGCTTACAGATGACGACTATGGTAATGATCTTTTCTTTCTCGGTACTGATGACTATGTCTTAAGTGGAGAAAGTGCAGATCCGGTACTGTGA
- a CDS encoding type II toxin-antitoxin system PrlF family antitoxin — protein MTKPTVIETESTLTDRYQTTIPASVRNALGLSKKDKICYVIHQDGTVTIAKNNAEEEDPVLANFLDFIATDIQTSPENIKAIDSSLKGQVDRLVAGIEVDLDQPLNKEDE, from the coding sequence ATGACTAAACCCACAGTTATAGAAACAGAATCTACTCTTACTGACCGCTATCAGACCACAATCCCTGCTTCTGTTCGTAATGCTTTGGGCTTAAGCAAGAAAGACAAAATTTGTTATGTCATACATCAAGATGGTACTGTAACCATAGCCAAAAATAATGCTGAGGAAGAAGACCCTGTTTTAGCCAACTTTTTAGATTTCATAGCAACCGATATTCAAACCTCTCCAGAAAACATCAAAGCAATAGATTCTAGTTTAAAAGGGCAAGTAGATAGATTAGTAGCTGGGATAGAAGTGGATCTAGATCAACCTCTGAACAAAGAGGATGAGTAA
- the parA gene encoding ParA family partition ATPase, producing the protein MIISIENQKGGVGKTTLAIHVAQALAMGDSSVLLVDADPQGSARDWAAARESPPDFSVVGLDRPTLHRDLPAIAANYDHVVIDGPPRVTDLARSVIIAADLVVIPVQPSPYDVWAANDVVNLIKEASVYKENLKSAFVINRKIVNTAIGRDVVDALSGYEIPVLKSSVCQRIVFAESAATGMTVLETNSKSSAASEIKALVDELMEIGG; encoded by the coding sequence ATGATTATCTCAATTGAGAATCAAAAGGGAGGAGTTGGCAAAACAACGCTCGCCATTCACGTAGCTCAAGCTTTAGCTATGGGAGACTCTTCTGTATTGTTGGTAGATGCCGACCCCCAAGGTTCTGCTCGTGATTGGGCAGCAGCGAGAGAAAGTCCTCCTGATTTTTCAGTTGTCGGTTTAGATCGTCCTACTTTGCATCGTGATTTACCAGCGATCGCAGCTAATTACGATCATGTAGTAATTGATGGCCCGCCGCGAGTTACAGATTTAGCCAGATCGGTAATTATTGCCGCCGATTTAGTTGTTATACCTGTACAGCCCTCTCCCTATGATGTTTGGGCAGCTAATGATGTAGTCAATCTAATCAAAGAAGCTTCTGTATATAAAGAAAACCTGAAATCTGCATTTGTAATTAATCGTAAAATCGTAAATACGGCAATCGGCAGAGATGTAGTTGATGCCCTCAGTGGTTATGAGATTCCAGTATTGAAGTCATCAGTTTGTCAGAGGATTGTCTTTGCTGAATCAGCAGCTACAGGAATGACGGTTTTAGAAACTAATAGTAAAAGTTCTGCTGCATCTGAAATCAAGGCTTTAGTTGATGAGTTGATGGAGATAGGAGGATAA
- a CDS encoding type IV secretion system DNA-binding domain-containing protein produces the protein MRQGTKTKLILGCADPQTAETMVKIIGRQEYRHLAENHSRSRHTGRSGNGRTVTLNEQLREGYAVMPDQLANLPDLQGYLKIAQYCAPIKLKPKKLAARARKFVPLLGSSMNNKKQSIQEQWDDLKE, from the coding sequence GTGAGACAGGGAACTAAAACTAAGCTTATTTTGGGCTGTGCTGACCCTCAGACAGCAGAAACAATGGTCAAGATTATTGGCAGACAGGAGTATCGTCATCTTGCAGAGAATCATAGTCGTTCGCGCCATACTGGAAGAAGTGGCAATGGTAGGACTGTGACCCTCAATGAACAGCTACGAGAAGGTTATGCCGTGATGCCCGATCAATTAGCTAATTTACCAGATCTTCAAGGGTATTTGAAGATCGCTCAATATTGTGCTCCCATTAAGTTAAAGCCCAAAAAGTTGGCTGCTCGTGCTAGAAAATTTGTCCCACTGTTAGGTTCATCTATGAATAACAAGAAACAGAGTATTCAAGAGCAATGGGATGATTTGAAGGAGTAA
- a CDS encoding type II toxin-antitoxin system YhaV family toxin, producing MAKNQPLIVNGWKIYAHPLFLSQFEELLATVEKLRPKNPETYHSKNATKRLAAIAKLAFEIIPLDPTRTEDRQGKTLGKNYKHWFRAKFFQQYRLFFRYHQSSKIIVYAWVNDQKSKRAYESKTDAYKVFEKMLDHGNPPDDWNSLLLAAKKEEKRLFNVVRTQKSDTESS from the coding sequence TTGGCGAAAAATCAACCATTAATAGTTAATGGGTGGAAAATATATGCCCATCCACTCTTTTTAAGTCAGTTTGAAGAACTTCTAGCTACGGTAGAAAAGCTGCGACCAAAAAATCCTGAGACTTATCATAGTAAAAATGCGACTAAAAGACTTGCCGCGATCGCCAAATTAGCATTTGAAATTATTCCTCTTGACCCAACGCGCACAGAAGATCGTCAAGGTAAGACATTAGGGAAAAATTACAAACACTGGTTTAGAGCCAAGTTTTTTCAGCAGTATCGACTCTTTTTTCGTTACCATCAAAGCTCTAAAATCATCGTTTATGCCTGGGTTAACGATCAAAAATCGAAACGAGCCTATGAAAGTAAAACTGATGCTTATAAGGTATTTGAGAAAATGCTGGATCATGGCAATCCTCCTGATGATTGGAACAGTTTATTGTTAGCAGCCAAAAAAGAGGAAAAACGTCTATTCAACGTTGTTAGAACTCAAAAGTCTGACACTGAAAGCAGTTGA
- a CDS encoding IS200/IS605 family accessory protein TnpB-related protein, translating into MVKLNVRTDKWQIVATRQQKELLQNTVFEFRRLVRCLVGVVNTHWSTIGLLDGLSQIPAVEKLIHQTAKNPSPRYKYFNRRFFKFPSYYRRGAIQFAIGQVSSFNTRYREWQSGIRKRQDSNPPRLNADCGTYPPLYKGQCVKFAKDNNSAAIKVFDGLDWMWITVGIEGHRKRHLNPNNVRKSPYLIVNGRSCHLSVPFQIKTPKFKDTESVLSADLGINTTATVSVINFDGTVSHREFIHPGRDIDRRDKRLKRISKKASLTGQLQRGFARGLYRKAGNINREIGQKVSARLVKIAKQYGIKYIVFEHLKGWRPRGGKKRSTLKQRFHNWLHRRIVNLTEMKWSELGGRVVLVNPRGTSSYAYDGSGKLKRNNQNDALARFANSKLYNADLSASYNIGAKGILKLCGGNSPEVGQGKNSCPSPRSRGTLSMLWVVPSIL; encoded by the coding sequence ATGGTAAAACTAAATGTGCGAACAGACAAGTGGCAAATTGTAGCAACTCGACAGCAAAAAGAGTTGTTACAAAATACTGTGTTTGAATTTCGTCGTTTAGTGCGTTGTTTGGTAGGAGTGGTCAACACTCACTGGTCAACCATTGGTTTGCTAGATGGCTTATCTCAGATACCAGCAGTGGAAAAACTAATACACCAAACAGCCAAAAATCCATCTCCTAGATATAAATACTTTAATCGCCGTTTCTTCAAATTTCCAAGCTATTATCGTCGTGGAGCAATTCAATTTGCTATAGGACAAGTATCGAGTTTCAATACAAGATACAGAGAATGGCAATCGGGGATTAGAAAACGCCAAGATTCTAACCCTCCAAGGTTAAATGCTGATTGTGGTACATATCCACCTCTATATAAAGGGCAGTGTGTCAAGTTTGCCAAAGATAATAATAGTGCAGCGATTAAGGTTTTTGACGGGTTAGATTGGATGTGGATTACTGTTGGTATTGAGGGACATAGAAAACGTCATCTAAATCCCAACAATGTTCGCAAATCACCATACTTAATTGTGAATGGCAGGAGTTGTCATCTATCCGTACCATTTCAAATTAAAACCCCTAAATTCAAAGACACTGAATCAGTTTTGTCTGCGGACTTGGGGATTAATACCACTGCTACTGTTTCAGTTATTAACTTCGACGGCACTGTAAGCCATCGTGAATTCATTCACCCAGGTAGAGACATAGACCGTCGCGACAAACGACTAAAACGTATAAGCAAAAAAGCCTCTCTCACAGGTCAGCTTCAACGAGGGTTTGCTCGTGGACTGTACCGTAAAGCAGGAAATATCAACCGAGAAATCGGACAAAAAGTATCGGCAAGGTTGGTTAAGATAGCCAAACAATACGGTATCAAATATATAGTATTTGAGCATCTGAAAGGTTGGCGACCACGAGGAGGCAAGAAGCGTTCTACTTTAAAACAACGTTTCCACAACTGGCTGCATCGTCGAATAGTTAATCTAACTGAAATGAAGTGGTCAGAATTAGGTGGAAGAGTAGTGTTGGTTAATCCTCGTGGTACTAGTAGCTATGCTTATGATGGCAGTGGAAAGTTAAAAAGAAATAATCAAAATGATGCTCTAGCACGATTCGCCAATTCAAAACTTTATAATGCCGATCTTTCGGCCTCTTATAATATTGGTGCTAAAGGCATTCTTAAGCTCTGTGGTGGAAACAGCCCAGAGGTAGGGCAAGGTAAAAATTCCTGCCCGTCACCTAGAAGTCGGGGAACGCTTTCAATGTTATGGGTAGTTCCATCAATATTGTAG
- the arfB gene encoding alternative ribosome rescue aminoacyl-tRNA hydrolase ArfB translates to MLKISEQVIIPSREIDIRAVRSTGAGGQNVNKVATAIHLRFDILASSLPDYYKEKLLKLSESRISKDGVIVIKAQQFRTQNQNKEDALKRLKNVIKSVSIPKKKRLATKPTKGAKRRRLDSKAKRSQLKASRKKIDYD, encoded by the coding sequence ATGTTAAAAATTTCAGAGCAAGTCATTATTCCTAGCCGTGAAATTGATATAAGAGCTGTTCGTTCAACTGGAGCAGGTGGTCAAAACGTAAATAAAGTAGCTACGGCTATACATCTACGTTTTGATATTTTAGCGTCGTCACTTCCTGATTATTACAAAGAAAAGTTGTTGAAATTAAGTGAGTCGAGAATTTCAAAAGACGGAGTTATTGTCATCAAAGCACAGCAGTTTCGCACTCAGAATCAGAATAAAGAAGATGCCTTAAAACGACTGAAAAACGTCATCAAAAGTGTATCCATTCCGAAGAAAAAGCGACTCGCGACTAAACCTACTAAAGGAGCAAAAAGAAGGCGATTAGATAGCAAAGCTAAACGAAGTCAATTAAAGGCATCGAGAAAAAAGATTGACTATGATTAA
- the tnpA gene encoding IS200/IS605 family transposase: protein MVELKPHNHSFGYNAVHIVFVTKYRHPVITKAIESRLNEMFSRLCQTQDSELLECKADLGTRDHIHLLVDLAPRISLGKLCNILKTISSREIRKEFTTELRPYYWKPVFWKRGYGYTSSGGAPIEVLKKYIENQGYND from the coding sequence ATGGTTGAGCTAAAACCCCACAATCATAGTTTTGGATACAATGCAGTTCATATAGTGTTTGTGACCAAATATCGTCATCCAGTTATTACAAAAGCTATAGAATCTAGACTAAACGAGATGTTTAGTAGGCTTTGTCAAACTCAAGACTCGGAACTACTGGAGTGTAAAGCAGATTTAGGAACACGCGACCATATACACTTGCTAGTAGACCTTGCTCCAAGAATCTCTTTGGGCAAGTTGTGTAATATTTTGAAGACTATTAGCAGCAGAGAAATCAGAAAAGAATTTACTACAGAACTCAGACCTTATTATTGGAAACCTGTTTTTTGGAAACGAGGGTATGGCTATACGTCTTCAGGAGGCGCACCAATAGAAGTTCTCAAAAAATATATTGAAAACCAAGGATATAACGATTAG
- a CDS encoding nitrilase family protein, with the protein MEPIVGEKEKNLWRSIEAIKEAVTQGAKLIVLSELCNSGYVFKDRDEAWELSEAIPEGATCQAWSDVAAEHQIYLVAGINEREDDRLYNSAVVIGPKGYIGTYRKVHLWNEENSFFEPGNLDFPVFTTEIGQIGTLICYDGWFSESYRLSALQGADIICIPTNWVPIPGQVENREAMANILVMAAAHTNSLFIAAADRVGVERQQPFIGQSLIVSHTGWSIGGPASPDKEEIIYAEANLADAKQNRKWNKYNHIIGDRRTDIYDEMLGAKVTLNS; encoded by the coding sequence ATGGAGCCTATTGTAGGTGAAAAAGAAAAAAATCTCTGGCGAAGCATTGAGGCGATTAAAGAGGCTGTGACTCAGGGAGCAAAGCTAATTGTTTTATCAGAATTGTGTAATTCTGGGTATGTATTTAAAGACCGCGATGAAGCTTGGGAATTATCTGAAGCCATTCCAGAAGGAGCAACTTGTCAAGCTTGGAGCGATGTGGCAGCGGAACATCAAATCTACTTAGTAGCGGGGATTAATGAACGCGAGGATGACCGCCTTTACAATAGTGCAGTTGTCATTGGTCCCAAGGGATATATTGGCACCTATCGCAAAGTTCATTTGTGGAATGAAGAAAATTCATTTTTTGAACCAGGAAACTTGGATTTTCCAGTTTTTACCACTGAAATTGGTCAAATTGGCACTTTAATTTGTTACGATGGCTGGTTTTCCGAAAGTTATCGTTTATCTGCCTTGCAAGGAGCAGACATTATCTGCATTCCCACTAATTGGGTTCCTATTCCTGGACAAGTCGAAAATCGAGAAGCGATGGCCAATATTTTAGTGATGGCTGCCGCCCACACTAACTCGCTATTCATTGCTGCTGCTGATCGAGTGGGAGTAGAGCGTCAACAGCCATTTATCGGACAAAGCTTGATTGTCAGTCATACTGGCTGGTCTATTGGAGGACCAGCGAGCCCAGACAAAGAGGAAATTATCTATGCCGAAGCCAACCTAGCAGATGCTAAACAAAACCGTAAATGGAATAAATATAACCACATAATCGGCGATCGCCGTACTGACATCTATGATGAAATGCTAGGGGCAAAAGTTACACTTAACTCTTAA
- a CDS encoding TIGR00300 family protein gives MAEPIRILMCAPDYYDVDYVINPWMEGNIHKSSRDRAVEQWSKLNFVLNNLAQVDLVQGQPGVPDMVFTANAGLVLADNVVLSRFFHPERQGEEPYFKKWFEDNGFNVFELPKDLPFEGAGDALLDREGRWLWAGYGFRSELDSHPYIAKWLDIEVLSLRLIDDRFYHLDTCFCPLKGGYLLYYPGAFDSYSNHIIEKRVPESKRIAIAEADAINFACNAVNVEDTVVMNKASDSLKQHLEDVGFTVIETPLTEFLKAGGAAKCLTLRINEPVLPEVHGSTPVESRVIHMEGHLLDAGIMNRSLDLVVDNGGSFKVLNFHLGIERQSTSNADVRISAPDHEVMEKIMSQLIEIGAVVPTDDVENAVTEICDLAGVAPDDFYVTNIYPTEVRVNNQWIRVQKQRMDGAIIVSENAGKITAQCKILRDLDQGDRVVVGVEGIRTVRKQANRETKAKEEFSFMGAGVSSERRVELVVEQIAWELRQIRDRGGKVVVTAGPVVIHTGGAQHLSNLVRGGYIQGLLGGNAIAVHDIEQSLMGTSLGVDMQKGTPVRGGHRHHLKVINTVRRYGSIAKAVEQGVITQGIMYECVKHNVPFALAGSIRDDGPLPDTQMDLIKAQSEYAQLLEGTDMILMLSTMLHSIGVGNMTPAGVKMVCVDINPAVVTKLSDRGSVESVGVVTDVGLFLSLLVNQLEKLTSPYQTI, from the coding sequence ATGGCTGAACCAATTCGCATCTTAATGTGTGCTCCCGATTATTATGATGTAGATTACGTAATCAATCCTTGGATGGAGGGCAATATTCACAAATCCTCCCGCGATCGTGCTGTCGAACAGTGGTCAAAACTGAATTTTGTCCTGAATAATTTGGCTCAAGTAGATTTAGTACAAGGACAACCAGGAGTCCCAGATATGGTATTTACTGCCAATGCAGGTCTAGTATTGGCGGATAATGTAGTTCTTAGTCGCTTTTTTCATCCAGAACGTCAAGGAGAAGAACCCTACTTTAAAAAATGGTTTGAAGATAATGGCTTTAATGTCTTTGAATTACCTAAGGATTTACCGTTTGAAGGGGCTGGGGATGCTCTATTAGATCGGGAAGGACGCTGGTTATGGGCTGGTTATGGCTTCCGTTCTGAATTAGACTCTCATCCCTATATTGCCAAGTGGTTAGATATTGAGGTGCTATCGTTGCGTTTAATTGACGATCGCTTTTACCATCTAGATACTTGTTTTTGTCCCTTGAAGGGAGGCTATTTGCTTTACTATCCTGGAGCATTTGATTCTTACTCCAACCATATCATTGAAAAACGAGTCCCAGAATCAAAACGTATAGCGATCGCGGAAGCAGATGCGATTAATTTTGCCTGTAATGCCGTAAATGTAGAAGATACAGTCGTAATGAATAAGGCTAGCGATAGTCTTAAGCAGCATCTAGAGGATGTCGGGTTTACGGTGATCGAAACACCTCTAACAGAATTTCTCAAAGCTGGTGGTGCAGCTAAATGTTTAACCCTGAGAATTAATGAACCAGTATTGCCAGAGGTTCATGGTAGTACTCCTGTTGAAAGTCGTGTGATTCACATGGAGGGACACCTATTAGATGCAGGTATTATGAACCGTTCCTTAGATTTAGTGGTAGATAATGGCGGTAGTTTTAAAGTACTGAATTTCCATCTCGGTATAGAGAGGCAAAGTACCTCTAATGCTGATGTTCGCATTTCTGCTCCTGACCATGAAGTGATGGAAAAAATCATGAGTCAGCTCATTGAGATCGGCGCAGTAGTTCCTACTGATGATGTTGAAAATGCAGTCACAGAAATTTGTGATTTGGCAGGAGTTGCACCTGATGATTTCTATGTCACTAATATCTATCCCACCGAAGTTAGGGTTAACAACCAGTGGATTAGAGTGCAAAAACAGCGCATGGATGGGGCAATTATCGTTAGTGAGAACGCTGGTAAGATAACCGCCCAATGTAAAATTCTACGAGATTTAGATCAAGGCGATCGCGTGGTAGTCGGGGTAGAAGGTATCCGTACAGTGCGAAAACAAGCCAATCGAGAAACCAAAGCTAAAGAAGAATTTAGCTTTATGGGTGCTGGAGTATCTAGCGAACGCAGAGTAGAGTTGGTAGTAGAACAAATTGCCTGGGAGCTACGCCAAATTCGCGATCGCGGTGGCAAAGTAGTTGTTACGGCTGGACCAGTGGTAATTCATACAGGAGGAGCCCAGCACCTTTCTAACCTTGTGCGTGGTGGCTATATCCAGGGATTGCTAGGGGGAAATGCGATCGCGGTTCATGATATTGAACAATCCTTAATGGGTACTTCCTTAGGGGTAGATATGCAAAAAGGTACTCCTGTCAGGGGAGGACATCGTCATCACCTAAAAGTAATTAATACAGTTCGTCGTTACGGCAGTATTGCCAAGGCAGTAGAACAGGGAGTAATTACCCAGGGAATTATGTATGAATGCGTTAAACACAATGTGCCTTTTGCTCTTGCTGGTTCAATTCGGGATGATGGTCCTCTACCCGATACTCAAATGGATTTGATTAAAGCCCAGTCAGAATATGCTCAACTACTAGAAGGTACAGATATGATTCTGATGTTATCCACCATGCTACATTCGATTGGAGTGGGTAATATGACTCCAGCAGGAGTAAAAATGGTCTGTGTCGATATCAACCCTGCTGTGGTGACTAAGTTGAGCGATCGCGGTTCAGTAGAATCAGTTGGTGTTGTGACTGATGTGGGTTTGTTTC